The Gemella massiliensis genome contains a region encoding:
- a CDS encoding CvpA family protein — MVDIIVGLLLVAGLYMGYKRGLIVQLFYLGTIVIGYIVSMFFSPRLAFLFTDLIPIPTDVTQGLEGVYKGLNIPSAYYRIVSFIVIFILIKIIIQILASILGVIRKLPLIKTTDRLLGAILGFLEIYLVVFLILYLVTVLPTPEWKTAIFTNSTLPEYILENTPILSKSLISLFFNK, encoded by the coding sequence ATGGTTGATATAATAGTAGGGTTATTATTAGTAGCTGGACTTTATATGGGATATAAGCGTGGTCTTATTGTTCAACTATTTTATTTAGGGACTATAGTAATAGGGTATATTGTTTCAATGTTTTTTAGCCCCCGTTTAGCATTTTTATTTACAGATCTAATTCCTATACCAACAGATGTTACTCAAGGGCTGGAAGGTGTATATAAAGGATTAAATATACCGTCAGCATACTACAGAATAGTTTCATTTATTGTGATATTTATATTAATTAAAATAATTATACAAATATTGGCTTCGATTTTAGGGGTAATAAGAAAATTACCTTTAATCAAAACAACAGATAGATTATTAGGAGCAATATTGGGATTTTTAGAAATTTATTTGGTAGTTTTCTTAATATTATATCTTGTAACTGTTTTACCGACACCGGAATGGAAAACAGCAATATTTACAAATTCAACATTACCTGAATATATATTAGAAAATACACCAATATTATCAAAAAGTTTAATTAGTTTATTCTTTAACAAATAA